From Candidatus Nanopelagicales bacterium, the proteins below share one genomic window:
- a CDS encoding MFS transporter — MTLAPARPVRDRSTWICYLQGGFFAWFIYAFGATQALLRDEQGTTRSIAALHGTFLATGSLVGSLLAGKALLKWGRGIVMRVGGIGAIIGILIYTTPNGSFPVTLAGAFFAALCGSFFTSGLNAFLMDHQGDAGPSSLLEANAVAAFMGLAGPLVVGVTTATFFGWRAGVWVAVAALIVVEFARGRDLSGYRTDAEELKHERTDKMPREVYWSLGLFMCFLATEFSMTFWSADLLRERCGFAAGAAAASIGAITGGMLIGRLIGARLAERHPADFLLRVSVVLALVAFALAWSFTWWPAVILGLALGGLGLSVQSPLGIARTMQVSNGLTDRASALALVAGSIAVASAPIALGVLADHVGFHTAFLMVPVFLGLALVILLVRPVKPVVRIS; from the coding sequence GTGACGCTAGCTCCTGCTCGTCCGGTACGCGATCGCTCAACTTGGATCTGCTATTTGCAGGGCGGCTTCTTTGCGTGGTTCATCTACGCCTTCGGAGCCACCCAAGCGTTACTTCGTGACGAGCAGGGAACCACTCGTTCAATTGCCGCCTTGCATGGAACCTTCCTTGCAACAGGAAGCCTCGTAGGTTCACTTCTCGCGGGTAAAGCACTGCTCAAATGGGGTCGTGGAATCGTCATGCGGGTTGGTGGAATCGGAGCCATCATCGGCATCCTGATCTACACCACACCCAATGGCTCATTCCCCGTGACCTTGGCCGGAGCCTTCTTCGCAGCGCTGTGTGGGTCATTTTTTACTTCTGGACTCAACGCATTCTTGATGGATCATCAAGGAGATGCCGGTCCAAGTTCACTCCTTGAGGCCAATGCAGTCGCCGCCTTCATGGGTCTTGCCGGACCGCTGGTAGTTGGTGTCACCACTGCAACGTTTTTCGGTTGGCGTGCAGGCGTGTGGGTCGCTGTTGCCGCGTTGATTGTCGTTGAATTTGCGCGGGGTCGAGACCTGTCGGGTTACCGGACTGATGCTGAAGAACTCAAACATGAACGCACCGACAAGATGCCTCGCGAGGTGTACTGGAGTTTAGGTTTGTTTATGTGCTTTCTGGCCACTGAGTTCTCAATGACGTTTTGGAGTGCAGATCTTTTACGCGAACGTTGTGGTTTTGCAGCAGGAGCAGCGGCTGCATCCATTGGCGCAATCACAGGAGGCATGCTGATTGGGCGACTCATCGGAGCACGTCTTGCAGAGCGTCACCCTGCAGATTTTTTGCTACGTGTTTCTGTTGTGCTCGCACTTGTTGCTTTTGCACTTGCATGGAGTTTTACCTGGTGGCCAGCTGTAATCCTGGGCTTGGCACTTGGCGGACTTGGGCTCAGCGTGCAGTCACCCTTAGGCATCGCACGAACAATGCAAGTCTCCAATGGTTTAACAGACCGTGCATCAGCACTCGCCCTCGTTGCCGGAAGTATCGCTGTGGCATCGGCGCCAATTGCCTTAGGCGTGTTGGCTGATCATGTTGGTTTCCACACTGCGTTCTTGATGGTTCCTGTCTTTCTCGGACTCGCACTCGTGATCTTGCTGGTGCGTCCGGTCAAACCAGTTGTAAGAATTAGTTAA
- the serC gene encoding phosphoserine transaminase, which translates to MSDNIQIPTDLLPVDGRFGAGPSKVRKEQVDALSAVWQSYLGTSHRQKTVKSQVGRLRSGLSDLFSLPEGYEVVLGNGGSTAFWDAAAFGLIRDRAQFLSFGEFGAKFASGVKDAPFLGEPTIRKSEPGDAPAFVAEAGVDAYCSPHNETSTGVAVTPKRVAGADADALMIIDATSAAGGLMVDAKEFDTYYFAPQKSFGSDGGLWFALMSPAAIARVAEIKATNRWIAPFLDLQTAIDNSVQDQTYNTPALSTILMMAEQVDWFNSNGGLKWAAGRTAESSGVLYDWAEANPLATPFVTDPAKRSGVVATIDIDDSIDATLICKALRANGVVDTDPYRKLGRNQLRVAVFPSVDPDDVRALTRCIDYVITQLS; encoded by the coding sequence GTGTCTGACAACATCCAGATTCCTACTGACCTACTTCCTGTTGATGGCCGCTTTGGTGCGGGCCCATCTAAGGTGCGTAAAGAGCAGGTTGACGCTCTTTCAGCGGTATGGCAGAGCTACTTGGGTACTAGTCACCGTCAAAAGACGGTGAAGTCACAGGTTGGTCGCCTTCGCTCAGGTCTGTCAGATCTGTTCTCCCTCCCTGAGGGCTACGAAGTTGTGCTCGGCAACGGCGGCTCAACGGCGTTCTGGGATGCAGCTGCCTTTGGTTTGATCCGGGATCGCGCTCAGTTCCTGTCCTTTGGTGAATTCGGCGCCAAGTTTGCCAGCGGTGTGAAGGATGCGCCGTTCCTGGGTGAACCAACCATCCGCAAGTCAGAGCCAGGCGATGCCCCTGCTTTTGTTGCTGAAGCCGGCGTTGACGCGTACTGCTCACCGCATAACGAAACCTCAACTGGCGTTGCGGTGACACCGAAGCGCGTTGCTGGCGCTGACGCTGATGCGTTGATGATCATCGATGCGACTTCTGCTGCAGGTGGCCTGATGGTTGATGCAAAGGAATTCGACACCTACTACTTCGCTCCGCAAAAGAGCTTCGGTTCAGATGGTGGTTTGTGGTTCGCGCTGATGTCACCGGCCGCGATCGCTCGTGTTGCTGAGATCAAGGCAACCAACCGCTGGATCGCACCGTTCTTGGACCTGCAGACCGCAATTGATAACTCGGTTCAGGACCAGACCTACAACACCCCTGCACTTTCAACAATCTTGATGATGGCCGAGCAGGTTGACTGGTTCAATAGCAACGGCGGTTTGAAGTGGGCTGCAGGCCGCACCGCTGAATCATCAGGAGTGTTGTACGACTGGGCAGAAGCTAACCCGCTGGCAACTCCGTTTGTTACCGATCCAGCAAAGCGTTCAGGTGTGGTCGCAACCATCGATATCGACGACTCAATCGATGCAACCTTGATCTGCAAGGCACTTCGCGCCAACGGTGTTGTCGATACTGATCCGTACCGCAAGCTTGGCCGCAACCAACTTCGAGTTGCCGTGTTCCCATCAGTCGATCCTGACGATGTGCGCGCACTGACTCGCTGCATTGATTACGTCATTACTCAGCTTTCGTGA
- the pdxH gene encoding pyridoxamine 5'-phosphate oxidase: MSLENPDQAPTRLADLRVHYDQGHLDIGDLPADPLSAFQVWLEAAVAAQLPEPNAMVLSTADQTGQPSSRTVLLKNADERGFIFYTNLQSRKSREIWENPHASVVFPWFAMHRQVCVSGSASPISRTEAQEYFSTRPRDSKIGAWVSEQSTVITDRSILDARFDELSRRYPQDIPMPDHWGGWLIVPRTIEFWQGRPSRLHDRLRFHRTIESGKFNDPSAWAVERLSP; the protein is encoded by the coding sequence ATGAGTCTAGAGAACCCTGACCAAGCGCCAACTCGGCTAGCAGATCTTCGGGTGCACTATGACCAGGGTCACCTCGATATCGGTGATCTGCCTGCTGACCCACTCTCGGCTTTCCAGGTTTGGCTGGAGGCAGCTGTTGCTGCGCAGTTACCTGAACCAAATGCCATGGTCCTTTCAACGGCGGACCAGACCGGCCAGCCAAGTAGCCGCACCGTTTTGTTGAAGAACGCTGATGAACGCGGCTTCATTTTTTACACCAACTTGCAATCGCGAAAGAGCCGCGAGATTTGGGAGAATCCCCACGCCTCTGTTGTCTTCCCGTGGTTTGCCATGCACCGGCAGGTGTGTGTCTCTGGTTCAGCGTCGCCAATTAGTCGAACGGAAGCCCAAGAATATTTCAGTACGCGTCCGCGTGATTCAAAAATTGGTGCGTGGGTTAGTGAGCAGTCAACAGTGATTACAGATCGGTCGATCTTGGATGCGCGCTTTGATGAACTTTCGCGCAGGTATCCCCAAGACATCCCCATGCCGGATCACTGGGGTGGTTGGTTAATCGTTCCGCGCACGATTGAGTTTTGGCAGGGAAGGCCATCGCGGCTGCATGACCGACTGCGTTTTCACCGCACGATCGAATCCGGGAAATTCAATGATCCCAGTGCGTGGGCTGTTGAACGACTTTCACCATAA
- a CDS encoding ParA family protein, whose translation MPTFSVVSMKGGVGKTSVTLGLASAAWNRGHRVLVIDLDPQANASMGLRVDEPTFTVNDVLADARPGIASDALHISPWGENVHVLASERSLEHRNTVEGRHSSLRLRAALASLPHSYDCVLIDCPPSLGELTRNALSASDSALIVTEPGFFALRGAEQALEAVEVIRSSTNPLMKAEAIIINKARPSVAEQRHRIEELRTNYGTLVSQTLVPERNAIQQAEAAGMPIHAWESPAGIELAQIFDALYNEIMPIRFSTEVTR comes from the coding sequence ATGCCGACCTTCTCTGTTGTTTCCATGAAGGGCGGGGTTGGCAAAACATCTGTCACATTGGGTTTAGCCAGCGCTGCTTGGAACCGAGGACATCGAGTTCTGGTTATCGACCTAGACCCTCAGGCCAATGCAAGCATGGGCTTACGTGTTGATGAGCCGACCTTCACGGTGAACGACGTACTTGCTGACGCTCGTCCAGGTATTGCTTCCGATGCCCTCCATATTTCACCTTGGGGCGAAAACGTTCATGTCCTTGCCTCTGAACGTTCCCTTGAACATCGCAACACCGTTGAGGGTCGCCATTCATCACTTCGGCTTCGCGCAGCATTGGCAAGCTTGCCGCATTCATATGACTGCGTTCTCATTGATTGCCCTCCTTCCCTTGGCGAACTCACCCGCAATGCGTTGAGCGCGAGTGACAGCGCACTGATCGTGACCGAACCTGGATTTTTCGCACTTCGCGGCGCCGAACAAGCTTTAGAAGCCGTCGAAGTTATCCGGAGTTCAACAAACCCATTGATGAAGGCAGAGGCCATCATCATTAATAAGGCACGGCCATCTGTTGCAGAACAACGCCACCGCATTGAAGAGTTGCGCACAAACTACGGAACACTCGTCAGCCAAACACTTGTTCCAGAACGCAATGCAATCCAGCAAGCAGAGGCTGCAGGTATGCCGATCCATGCGTGGGAATCACCGGCTGGAATTGAGTTAGCACAAATCTTTGACGCGCTTTATAACGAAATCATGCCGATTCGTTTTTCAACGGAGGTAACGCGATGA
- a CDS encoding deoxyribodipyrimidine photo-lyase, whose protein sequence is MPTIMWFRRDLRLLDNPALLGAYEAAMADGDGAVVPLFVVDPVLWEKAGPVRQNYLVASLDSLGASMNRSLLIRHGDPAVILPQVAKAAAATSVHIAADYAPYGMRRDLKVEKALGKTPLVRTGSAYAVAPGRVTKSDGTPYRVFTPFYRAWMTHGWRAPAADVPADITWLMPMECEGRPTAPTLSDITLPPAGEKAAWEQWMHYRENNLAQYASERNRPDLNTTSKLSHHLRWGEIHPRSLLAELHDDEDEVFRKELCWREFYADVLFQAPTSVNTSLNAKYDNMDWAHGPEADRAFEAWALGRTGFPLVDAGMRQLRTEGWIHNRVRMVVASFLIKDLHIQWQRGAKEFMYYLRDADLASNVHGWQWTAGCGTDASPFYRVFNPISQGLKFDPDGDYVRKYLPELRHLAGSAAHEPWDQPDGYAHGYPKRIVDHAVERLTALAAYQEIR, encoded by the coding sequence GTGCCAACAATCATGTGGTTTCGTCGTGATCTCAGACTTCTCGATAATCCTGCCCTTCTTGGCGCATATGAGGCTGCCATGGCTGATGGAGACGGTGCAGTGGTGCCGCTCTTTGTCGTTGATCCAGTGCTCTGGGAAAAGGCCGGACCGGTTCGTCAAAATTATTTAGTCGCATCTCTCGACTCGCTCGGTGCGAGCATGAACCGGTCGCTATTGATTCGTCATGGCGATCCTGCAGTCATCCTCCCCCAAGTTGCGAAAGCCGCAGCTGCCACGAGTGTGCACATCGCAGCCGACTACGCGCCATATGGAATGCGTCGCGATCTCAAGGTTGAAAAGGCACTTGGAAAGACTCCACTCGTTCGCACAGGTTCTGCATATGCAGTTGCACCGGGCCGCGTGACAAAAAGCGATGGCACGCCTTACCGAGTCTTCACTCCATTTTATCGGGCATGGATGACTCACGGTTGGCGTGCGCCAGCTGCTGATGTTCCCGCAGATATCACGTGGCTCATGCCAATGGAATGCGAGGGAAGGCCAACAGCACCAACGCTTTCAGACATCACCTTGCCACCTGCTGGAGAAAAAGCAGCTTGGGAACAATGGATGCACTATCGCGAAAACAACCTCGCCCAATATGCCAGTGAACGTAACCGACCAGATCTCAACACCACGAGCAAACTCAGCCATCACTTGCGTTGGGGTGAGATTCATCCTCGATCATTGCTCGCTGAATTACATGATGATGAAGATGAAGTTTTTCGAAAGGAATTATGTTGGCGAGAGTTCTATGCCGACGTACTTTTCCAAGCACCAACATCCGTGAATACTTCGCTCAATGCCAAGTACGACAACATGGACTGGGCGCACGGCCCTGAAGCGGATCGCGCATTTGAAGCATGGGCTTTGGGTCGAACCGGTTTTCCGTTAGTCGATGCAGGCATGCGCCAACTTCGCACCGAGGGATGGATCCACAACCGCGTACGTATGGTCGTAGCAAGTTTCCTGATTAAAGACCTACATATTCAATGGCAACGAGGCGCCAAAGAATTCATGTACTACCTGCGTGATGCAGACCTGGCCAGCAACGTGCATGGCTGGCAATGGACTGCGGGCTGTGGAACAGATGCTTCGCCCTTCTACCGAGTCTTTAATCCAATTTCCCAGGGCTTGAAGTTCGACCCCGACGGTGATTACGTGCGCAAGTACCTGCCTGAGTTGCGGCATTTGGCCGGCAGTGCGGCCCATGAACCATGGGATCAACCTGACGGCTACGCCCATGGGTACCCCAAGCGCATCGTCGATCATGCTGTTGAACGCTTGACTGCACTGGCTGCCTATCAGGAGATCCGCTAA